The proteins below come from a single Aegilops tauschii subsp. strangulata cultivar AL8/78 chromosome 6, Aet v6.0, whole genome shotgun sequence genomic window:
- the LOC109773177 gene encoding cryptochrome-1, producing MGRSERTVVWFRRDLRIDDNPALAAAARDGAVLPVFIWCPAEEGRFYPGRCSRWWLKESLAHLARSLEALGCPLVLIRAQSTLAALLQCVDSIGATRVVYNHLYDPISLVRDDKIKNELLGLGISMQSFNGDLLYEPWEVYDENGLAFTTFNKYWEKCMKLPIEISPFLAPWRLVPVSGIENICSSSIDNLGLESSKDEESSNALLSRAWSPGWRNAEKTLEDFVSHGLLDYSKDRMKVTGTTTSLLSPYLHYGEVSVRKIYQLVRMQQIKWENEGKSGAGESVNLFLLSIGLREYSRYLCFNFPFTHERSLLGNLKHYPWRADEDRFKSWRQGMTGYPLVDAGMRELWATGWTHNRIRVIVSSFAVKFLLIPWTWGMKYFWDVLLDADIESDILGWQYISGCLPDGHELGRLDNPEVQGQKYDPDGEYVRTWIPELARMPGEWIHHPWDAPSSILEVAGVELGFNYPMPIVELHMARECLDDAISTMWQLDTAEKLAELDGEVVEDNLSHIKSFDVPKVVLKELSPSAPRCDQKVPTDNGRNLELQPKELKGTDKQTICVNVIKASKMEDSGSMANSPISRKRSSSGSVFNVPSYSSSVEVRSQNQHPGGYSVGSSGYIVQNAERNCVGKAEDDDSADSCTNTSRASKRPAA from the exons ATGGGCCGGTCGGAGAGGACCGTTGTGTGGTTCAGGAGGGACCTCAGGATCGACGACAACCCGGCTTTGGCCGCCGCTGCCAGGGACGGCGCGGTGCTCCCTGTCTTCATATGGTGCCCGGCCGAGGAGGGGCGCTTCTACCCCGGCCGCTGCTCCCGGTGGTGGCTCAAGGAGTCGCTTGCGCACCTTGCCAGGTCGCTGGAGGCGCTCGGCTGCCCGCTCGTGCTGATCCGAGCTCAGAGCACTCTTGCCGCGCTTCTGCAGTGCGTTGATTCCATCGGCGCCACCAGAGTGGTCTATAATCATCTATACG ACCCTATTTCACTTGTGCGGGATGACAAAATCAAGAATGAGCTTTTGGGCCTTGGAATTTCTATGCAGAGTTTCAATGGTGATCTGCTATATGAGCCATGGGAAGTTTATGATGAGAATGGGCTTGCATTTACAACGTTCAATAAGTATTGGGAAAAGTGCATGAAATTGCCTATCGAGATATCACCATTTCTTGCCCCTTGGAGGTTGGTGCCTGTCTCAG GTATAGAAAACATTTGCAGTAGTTCAATTGATAACCTAGGTCTTGAATCAAGTAAGGATGAGGAATCAAGCAATGCTTTGCTAAGCAGGGCTTGGTCTCCTGGCTGGCGCAATGCGGAGAAGACACTTGAGGATTTCGTGTCTCATGGTCTCCTAGATTATTCAAAAGACAGAATGAAGGTTACCGGAACTACAACATCGTTATTGTCACCATATCTTCATTATGGTGAGGTGAGTGTAAGGAAAATCTATCAACTTGTCAGGATGCAACAGATCAAGTGGGAAAATGAGGGGAAATCCGGAGCTGGGGAGAGTGTTAACTTGTTCCTGCTGTCAATTGGTCTCCGAGAATATTCACGTTATTTGTGTTTCAACTTTCCATTCACACATGAAAGGTCGCTGCTGGGGAACTTGAAACACTACCCCTGGCGAGCAGACGAGGACCGGTTCAAGTCCTGGAGACAGGGAATGACAGGATACCCGTTAGTAGATGCTGGCATGAGGGAGCTATGGGCTACTGGCTGGACACATAATCGTATAAGAGTAATAGTTTCAAGTTTTGCTGTGAAATTTCTACTAATTCCGTGGACTTGGGGGATGAAGTACTTTTGGGATGTGCTGTTGGATGCTGATATAGAAAGTGATATTCTTGGCTGGCAGTACATATCTGGGTGTTTGCCTGATGGACACGAGCTTGGTCGTCTTGATAATCCAGAG GTTCAAGGTCAAAAGTATGACCCAGATGGTGAATACGTAAGAACTTGGATTCCAGAGCTAGCTAGAATGCCAGGGGAATGGATCCATCATCCGTGGGATGCACCGAGCTCTATACTAGAAGTTGCTGGTGTTGAGCTAGGCTTTAACTATCCTATGCCCATAGTAGAACTTCACATGGCTCGGGAGTGCTTAGATGATGCCATCTCCACGATGTGGCAATTGGATACAGCCGAAAAACTTGCAGAATTAGATGGTGAGGTTGTTGAAGACAACTTGAGCCATATCAAGAGTTTTGATGTCCCAAAAGTTGTTTTGAAGGAACTATCTCCAAGTGCTCCTCGCTGTGATCAAAAAGTGCCCACTGATAATGGCAGGAATCTTGAGTTACAGCCTAAGGAACTGAAGGGCACAGATAAACAGACCATTTGTGTTAATGTGATCAAGGCCTCAAAGATGGAAGACTCAGGCTCCATGGCAAACTCTCCGATATCAAGGAAAAGATCCAGCAGCGGGAGTGTGTTTAATGTCCCATCTTATTCATCTTCAGTCGAAGTGCGCTCACAGAATCAGCATCCTGGTGGTTATTCAGTTGGGTCGTCAGGATATATCGTGCAGAACGCAGAGAGGAACTGTGTTGGCAAG GCAGAAGATGATGACAGTGCCGATAGCTGTACAAACACCTCAAGAGCATCCAAGAGACCTGCCGCCTGA
- the LOC109773183 gene encoding pentatricopeptide repeat-containing protein At5g15300 yields the protein MANSQPSSWLAAVAANAAARPTILHRAHAALITSGHLSSCTFVNSLLRAARIPAACALLLRFLLLHRLPPDHLSLSFSLHSCTRSPCLPVASLLHSFAVRLGHARDVYVLNAAVSAYFRATDVASAERLFSYTKDVADVVTWTTMVTGHANAGDVARARWFFDAMPERNVVSWNTMLGAYASAGMLSKARKVFDIMPSRNAASWSSMVTGLVQSNQCEEALRVFSEMIGTGVVPNEAALVSAVSACSLLRSIEHGMWVHAYAKRELNGMSVILATAIVDMYGKCGGIHNAVRVFAAMPVKNIYSWNSMITGLAMNGREMQALSLFWKMQMAGVRPNDITFIGLLGACSHSGLVDEGRWLFNKMVNGFGIQPLQEHYGLMVDLLGRAGHVREAVDFVNSMPVEPHPGLWGALAGACKIHGEVELGEEIAKKLIELEPRHGSRYILLSNIYGASNRWDDMATVRRLLKERKIPKGTGNAMVGNDGQSMKSMLG from the coding sequence ATGGCGAACTCCCAGCCCTCCTCCTGGCTCGCCGCCGTGGCGGCCAATGCCGCCGCCAGACCAACCATCCTCCACCGCGCCCACGCCGCCCTCATCACCTCTGGGCACCTCTCCTCCTGCACCTTCGTTAACTCCCTCCTCCGCGCCGCTCGCATCCCCGCTGCCTGCGCCCTTCTCCTCcgcttcctcctcctccaccgcctcccgcccgaccacctctccctctccttctccctccacTCCTGCACCCGCTCCCCCTGCCTCCCCGTCGCGAGCCTCCTCCACTCGTTCGCCGTCAGGCTTGGCCATGCCCGCGACGTCTACGTCCTCAACGCTGCCGTCTCTGCCTACTTCAGGGCCACCGACGTCGCCTCCGCCGAGCGGCTCTTCTCCTACACAAAGGATGTCGCCGACGTTGTCACCTGGACGACCATGGTCACCGGGCATGCCAACGCCGGCGACGTTGCGCGTGCGAGGTGGTTCTTCGACGCCATGCCTGAGAGGAACGTGGTTTCCTGGAATACGATGCTGGGCGCGTACGCGTCCGCCGGGATGCTGTCCAAGGCGCGGAAGGTGTTCGATATAATGCCCAGCCGGAATGCTGCCTCGTGGAGCTCGATGGTTACCGGGCTCGTGCAGTCCAATCAGTGTGAGGAGGCGTTGAGGGTGTTCAGTGAAATGATCGGAACAGGTGTCGTGCCGAATGAGGCTGCACTGGTGAGCGCTGTCTCAGCGTGCTCGCTGCTGCGGTCAATAGAGCACGGCATGTGGGTACATGCGTATGCCAAGCGGGAGCTGAATGGGATGAGCGTCATCCTCGCCACAGCGATTGTTGACATGTATGGTAAATGTGGGGGTATCCATAATGCCGTCAGGGTGTTTGCTGCAATGCCAGTGAAAAACATCTACTCATGGAACTCGATGATTACTGGGCTCGCCATGAACGGCAGGGAAATGCAGGCCTTGTCACTCTTCTGGAAGATGCAGATGGCTGGTGTTCGACCTAATGATATAACCTTCATCGGGTTGCTGGGCGCTTGTAGCCACTCAGGTCTTGTCGATGAGGGCCGCTGGTTGTTCAACAAGATGGTTAATGGCTTTGGAATCCAGCCACTCCAAGAGCACTACGGCCTAATGGTTGATTTACTCGGTCGGGCGGGTCATGTTAGGGAGGCAGTGGATTTTGTCAACAGCATGCCGGTGGAGCCGCATCCGGGCTTGTGGGGTGCGCTTGCTGGCGCCTGCAAGATCCATGGTGAGGTGGAGCTTGGTGAGGAGATTGCCAAGAAGCTCATTGAACTGGAGCCCCGTCATGGTAGCCGGTACATCCTCCTGTCAAACATATATGGTGCATCAAACAGATGGGATGACATGGCCACTGTGCGCAGGCTCCTTAAGGAGCGCAAGATCCCCAAGGGCACTGGCAATGCCATGGTTGGTAATGATGGTCAGTCTATGAAATCCATGCTAGGTTAG